Proteins encoded in a region of the Vicia villosa cultivar HV-30 ecotype Madison, WI linkage group LG5, Vvil1.0, whole genome shotgun sequence genome:
- the LOC131606821 gene encoding protein FAF-like, chloroplastic, with translation MSICMSMKIEQDTVLNQKQGIVTILNCNTDTNFTPPSLRRTLSADMSSKKWLSQNGSSNTIKKISSSKNLFGQDDEAKLGDDEDEAERERLQIWSSIQKNKKEEQQKDGSFDTWGSLMSLKTNDEISKSLPPYIHPLAKRTKSSLSRKSLEICTESLGSETGSDGLVFSYPQSSESPGSETRSDGLISSYPPSILTEGIVDQQQQTRKDHEEDKKEMEDEKEEEVVEVERLDYSGVTTTHKKSPPRSFPPPLPSLSRQDGPPLQMRPHRDNGRLVLEAVSLPSLNNFCVQRQGGRLVLTFANQDEEIAENDEVGELEEEFEGFEEEKEDGDEVDEEYESVIGKGSLMSFEKTTIKSSVHWIGSNQNNKVNKTIGLLNKNPKWSKKFNHEVDNNKDVQVVEASQIVKSLPPRPRVARLIPSPPNAATGSFNLNSYQHYWRTTKPTSTKLGNYPLDRYQEKNNNDDNYNNNDSKSNKIVVSAKGEMKNMNMNRVSNEKQQLLVLKGKNGDYLVHNLKNCKDSRRSFLFWEPYCIATS, from the coding sequence ATGTCAATTTGTATGAGCATGAAGATAGAACAAGACACTGTGCTCAATCAGAAGCAAGGGATAGTCACTATTTTGAACTGTAACACTGACACTAATTTCACACCACCTTCTCTCAGAAGAACTCTCTCAGCAGACATGTCTTCCAAGAAATGGCTTTCTCAGAATGGTTCTTCTAACACCATCAAGAAGATTTCATCATCTAAGAATCTGTTTGGACAAGATGATGAAGCTAAGTtgggtgatgatgaagatgaagctgAGAGAGAGAGGCTTCAGATATGGAGTTCAATCCAGAAGAACAAGAAGGAAGAGCAACAGAAAGATGGTTCGTTTGATACTTGGGGTTCACTCATGTCTTTGAAGACTAATGATGAAATCTCTAAGTCGCTTCCACCTTACATTCATCCTCTCGCTAAGAGGACGAAAAGCTCTTTGTCTAGGAAGAGCCTTGAAATTTGCACTGAGAGTCTCGGGTCCGAGACTGGCTCTGATGGTTTGGTGTTCTCTTATCCACAATCATCAGAGAGTCCCGGATCCGAGACTAGATCTGATGGATTGATTTCCTCTTATCCTCCGTCAATTCTGACGGAAGGTATTGTGGATCAACAACAACAGACTCGGAAAGATCATGAAGAGGACAAGAAAGAAATGGAGGACGAAAAAGAAGAGGAAGTGGTGGAAGTGGAAAGGCTCGATTATAGTGGTGTTACTACAACTCATAAAAAGTCACCACCTCGATCCTTCCCTCCACCACTTCCTTCACTCTCTCGCCAAGACGGTCCTCCTCTTCAGATGAGGCCGCACCGCGACAACGGAAGGTTGGTTTTAGAAGCTGTATCTCTTCCTTCATTGAACAACTTCTGTGTTCAACGCCAAGGTGGCCGACTCGTCCTCACCTTCGCAAATCAAGACGAGGAAATTGCTGAAAATGACGAGGTAGGTGAGTTGGAGGAAGAATTTGAAGGAttcgaagaagaaaaagaagacggCGATGAAGTTGATGAGGAATATGAGAGTGTGATAGGGAAAGGATCCTTGATGTCCTTTGAGAAAACTACTATAAAAAGTAGTGTTCATTGGATTGGCTCAAACCAAAACAACAAGGTGAATAAGACAATTGGGCTATTGAATAAGAATCCAAAGTGGTCAAAGAAGTTCAATCATGAAGTGgataacaacaaagatgttcaAGTAGTGGAAGCTAGTCAAATTGTAAAATCACTTCCACCAAGGCCAAGAGTTGCAAGATTGATTCCTTCACCACCAAATGCAGCAACTGGTTCATTCAATCTAAATTCTTATCAACATTATTGGAGGACCACAAAACCAACATCAACCAAACTTGGTAATTATCCACTCGACCGATATCAAGAGAAAAACAACAACGACGacaactacaacaacaacgacagcAAGAGTAACAAGATTGTTGTGTCTGCAAAAGGCGAGATGAAGAACATGAACATGAACCGTGTTTCGAATGAGAAGCAACAACTTTTGGTTCTTAAAGGAAAGAATGGTGATTATTTGGTTCATAATTTGAAGAATTGCAAGGATTCAAGAAGGTCTTTTCTCTTTTGGGAGCCTTATTGCATTGCTACCTCATGA
- the LOC131604956 gene encoding uncharacterized protein LOC131604956, translating to MPSYAKFLKEILSNKKKLEDNETITLTAECSAIIQNNMPPKLKDPGSFSIPCVIRKTIIEKALCDLGASVSLMPLSTCKKLNLGELKATRMSLQLADRSVKYPVGMLENIPVRVGQFYIPTDFIIMDIQEDSNIPIILGRPFLATAGAIIDVKRGKLTFEVGEEKIEFILSQFLKAPSIVDTCCSADIIDECVKEIKSEPSKETEILKIPIPPIFEDDNWRGEYQDNHLSECLALTPDPIPGPKKPAIELKTLPTDLRYEFLDEELNKPVIVNANLGQTETIFRF from the exons atgccttcgtacgctaagttcctaaaagaaatcctatcaaacaaaaagaaactcgaggataatgaaactataacgcttaccgctgaatgcagcgctatcatccaaaataacatgcctccaaaactgaaagaccctggtagtttctctataccctgcgtaataagaaaaaccatcatagagaaagccttgtgcgatttaggagccagtgttagtttgatgcctctttcgacctgcaagaaactcaatctaggtgagcttaaagcaacgagaatgtctcttcaactagctgaccgttcagtcaaataccctgtaggaatgttagaaaatatccctgttcgtgtaggtcaattctacatcccaactgacttcatcattatggatatccaagaagattctaacatcccgatcatactaggaagaccatttttggcaaccgctggtgcaattatagatgtcaagcgaggaaagcttactttcgaagtaggagaagagaaaatagaatttatactttcccaattcctaaaagcaccctctatagttgacacatgctgctccgccgacataatcgacgagtgtgttaaggaaataaaatccgaaccaagtAAGGAAACCGAAATCCTAAAAATTCCTATACCGCCaatctttgaagatgacaactggcgtggggaatatcaagataaccatcTGAGTGAATGTCTAGCcttaactcctgatcctatacctggaccgaaGAAGCCTGCTATAGAACTGAAAACATtacctaccgatcttagatacgaattcctagacgaagaactaaacaaACCAGTTATAGTAAATGCCAACttaggacaaaccgagact atATTccgtttttaa